The following proteins are co-located in the Chloroflexia bacterium SDU3-3 genome:
- a CDS encoding ABC-F family ATP-binding cassette domain-containing protein, translated as MSILNVGGLTKFYGAEHIFSDISFQAARGDKIALVGVNGAGKSTLMKIIGGVETPDKGGVYMARGTRVAYLTQEAQFSGALTLWEEMEAALSYLMELRQEISTLEHRIADTSAPDWEEQMERYGELTAKFEHSGGYEIERRIERTLDGLGFTHEQWHQKVGQFSGGQKTRAALAAVLLSDPDLLMLDEPTNHLDLAALEWLERFLKQWDGTLIVISHDRYFLDKVTNRTLEVAFGRLDGDYPAGYNKYLELKAAKLELQLKQFSRQQAEIAKTEEFIRRFKAGQRSKEARGREKRLNRMKEGWVGGSGRGTKLIDRPETQKKLAMNLATDLRSGERVLSLDKLVVGFANQADGQRTAKVLLRAPEIEIQRGQRVALIGPNGCGKTTLLRTIIGEHPALSGGTRLGYNVKMNYYAQTHEGLNPQASVLDEIWRVNPDLKETQARTLLGRFLFSGDDVYKRIGDLSGGERSRVALAQLTLMGGNLMVLDEPTNHLDIDAREALETVLNEYPGTILFVSHDRYFIDAVADTIWSVNNSTITPFEGTYSEWADANEAAQKPKAEPAPQPKAEPAKVAETPKPAAPPQPKAPISKDQQRDERKRQRQLSSIENEIARLEAELKQLEQEMNAASEKSDHKKVTNLGIQYTQVQEKLQTRYDEWAAVAG; from the coding sequence ATGTCAATCTTGAACGTCGGCGGCCTGACCAAATTCTACGGAGCCGAGCACATCTTCAGCGACATCAGCTTTCAGGCGGCGCGCGGCGACAAGATCGCGCTGGTGGGCGTGAACGGCGCGGGCAAATCGACTCTGATGAAGATCATCGGCGGGGTGGAAACGCCCGACAAGGGCGGCGTGTACATGGCGCGCGGCACCCGCGTGGCCTACCTGACCCAGGAGGCCCAGTTCAGCGGCGCGCTGACCCTATGGGAGGAGATGGAGGCTGCGCTGAGCTACCTGATGGAGCTTCGCCAAGAGATCAGCACGCTAGAGCACCGCATCGCCGACACCAGCGCGCCCGACTGGGAAGAGCAGATGGAGCGCTACGGCGAGCTGACCGCCAAGTTCGAGCACAGCGGCGGCTATGAGATCGAGCGGCGCATTGAGCGCACGCTGGATGGGCTGGGCTTCACCCACGAGCAGTGGCACCAGAAGGTCGGCCAGTTCAGCGGCGGCCAGAAAACCCGTGCCGCGCTGGCGGCGGTGCTGCTTTCCGACCCCGACCTGCTGATGCTCGACGAGCCGACCAACCATCTCGACCTCGCCGCGCTTGAGTGGCTGGAGCGCTTCCTCAAGCAGTGGGATGGCACACTGATCGTGATCTCCCATGACCGCTACTTTCTGGACAAGGTGACGAACCGCACGCTTGAGGTGGCCTTCGGCAGGCTGGATGGCGACTACCCGGCGGGCTACAACAAGTACCTTGAGCTGAAGGCCGCAAAGCTTGAGCTGCAGCTCAAGCAGTTTAGCCGCCAGCAGGCCGAGATCGCCAAGACCGAGGAGTTTATCCGCCGGTTCAAGGCCGGCCAGCGCAGCAAGGAGGCGCGGGGCCGCGAGAAGCGGCTCAACCGCATGAAGGAGGGCTGGGTCGGTGGCAGCGGGCGCGGCACCAAGCTGATCGACCGCCCCGAGACGCAGAAGAAGCTGGCCATGAACCTGGCCACCGACCTGCGCAGCGGCGAGCGCGTGCTGAGCCTCGACAAGCTGGTGGTGGGCTTCGCCAACCAGGCCGACGGCCAGCGCACCGCCAAGGTGCTGCTGCGCGCCCCCGAGATCGAGATCCAGCGCGGCCAGCGCGTGGCCCTGATCGGGCCGAACGGCTGCGGCAAGACCACCCTGCTGCGCACGATCATCGGCGAGCACCCCGCGCTCAGCGGCGGCACCCGGCTGGGCTACAACGTGAAGATGAACTACTACGCCCAGACCCACGAGGGCCTGAACCCCCAGGCCAGCGTGCTCGACGAGATCTGGCGGGTCAACCCCGACCTGAAGGAGACCCAGGCCCGCACGCTGCTGGGCCGCTTCCTGTTCAGCGGCGACGACGTCTACAAGCGCATCGGCGACCTCTCCGGCGGCGAGCGCAGCCGCGTGGCGCTGGCCCAGCTCACCCTGATGGGCGGCAACCTGATGGTGCTCGACGAGCCGACCAACCACCTCGACATCGACGCCCGCGAGGCGCTGGAGACCGTGCTGAACGAGTACCCCGGCACCATCCTGTTTGTGTCGCACGACCGCTACTTCATCGACGCGGTGGCCGACACGATCTGGTCGGTGAACAACAGCACAATCACGCCCTTCGAGGGCACCTACAGCGAGTGGGCCGATGCCAACGAGGCCGCGCAGAAGCCCAAGGCCGAGCCTGCACCTCAGCCCAAAGCCGAGCCTGCCAAAGTTGCCGAAACACCCAAGCCCGCTGCGCCCCCCCAGCCCAAGGCTCCGATCTCGAAAGATCAGCAGCGCGACGAGCGCAAGCGCCAGCGCCAGCTCTCCAGCATCGAGAACGAGATCGCCCGGCTTGAGGCCGAGCTGAAGCAGCTAGAGCAGGAGATGAACGCAGCCAGCGAGAAGAGCGACCACAAGAAGGTCACGAACCTGGGCATCCAGTACACCCAGGTGCAGGAGAAGCTGCAGACCCGCTACGACGAGTGGGCCGCCGTGGCGGGCTAG
- a CDS encoding RNA methyltransferase: MTSELDNIAVVLMHTRDVRNIGGAVRAMKNTGLSQLRLVAPAPFAAEDITGIAHRSEDVLASMRVVPTLGEALADATYVVGTSARARGDLPARSDVRTLAAELRARAQRGRVALLFGPEDNGLDNAALDRCHALVRLPINPAYTSLNLAQAVLLLGYELWMAAPAQPAQPAASSQPATAADLEQCFAEAERALQAIQFFKSGSAPTMRALRQLLQRAEPQAREVALLTAIAREVQAFLRRTASQ; the protein is encoded by the coding sequence ATGACCAGCGAGCTAGACAACATCGCGGTGGTGCTGATGCACACCCGCGACGTGCGCAACATCGGCGGGGCGGTGCGCGCCATGAAAAACACCGGCCTCAGCCAGCTGCGGCTGGTCGCGCCCGCGCCCTTCGCCGCCGAGGACATCACCGGCATCGCCCACCGCAGCGAGGATGTGCTGGCCAGCATGCGCGTGGTGCCTACGCTGGGCGAGGCCCTGGCCGACGCCACCTATGTGGTGGGCACCAGCGCCCGCGCCCGGGGCGACCTGCCCGCGCGCTCCGATGTGCGCACCCTGGCCGCCGAGCTGCGCGCCCGCGCCCAGCGGGGCCGTGTGGCCCTTCTGTTCGGGCCGGAGGATAACGGGCTGGACAACGCCGCGCTCGACCGCTGCCACGCCCTGGTGCGCCTGCCGATCAACCCGGCCTACACCTCGCTCAACCTGGCCCAGGCCGTGCTGCTGCTGGGCTACGAGCTGTGGATGGCCGCGCCCGCCCAGCCCGCCCAGCCCGCCGCATCATCCCAGCCCGCCACCGCCGCCGATCTAGAGCAGTGCTTCGCCGAGGCCGAGCGGGCGCTGCAGGCCATCCAGTTCTTCAAGAGCGGCAGCGCCCCCACCATGCGCGCGCTCCGCCAGCTGCTGCAGCGCGCCGAGCCGCAGGCCCGCGAGGTGGCGCTGCTCACCGCCATCGCCCGCGAGGTGCAGGCCTTCCTGCGCCGCACAGCCAGCCAGTAG
- a CDS encoding SDR family oxidoreductase has product MSEQKSKQTLPAQQQSQRPGRESEMTPRPNADDQRYQGSGKLRDKVALITGGDSGIGRAVAVAFAKEGADSVIVYREEHDDAQETQRMVEQYGRRAMLLAGDIGDESFCAQVVERAVAELGRIDVVVNNAAEQHPQKSIADITSEQLERTFRTNIFGMFYLVKAALPYLGKGSAIINTTSVTAYQGSPMLLDYSSTKGAIVAFTRSLSQALIEQGIRVNAVAPGPIWTPLIPSTFPPEKVATFGSDVPMKRPGQPEEVANCFVFLASDDSSYMAGQVLHPNGGNVVNG; this is encoded by the coding sequence ATGTCTGAGCAGAAATCAAAGCAGACCCTGCCAGCGCAGCAGCAGTCGCAGCGCCCTGGCCGCGAAAGCGAGATGACGCCCCGCCCCAACGCCGACGACCAGCGCTACCAGGGCAGCGGCAAGCTGCGCGATAAGGTGGCCCTGATCACCGGCGGCGACAGCGGCATCGGGCGGGCGGTGGCGGTGGCCTTTGCCAAAGAGGGCGCCGACAGCGTGATCGTGTACCGCGAGGAGCACGACGACGCCCAGGAGACCCAGCGGATGGTCGAGCAGTACGGGCGGCGGGCCATGCTGCTGGCGGGCGACATCGGCGACGAGTCGTTCTGCGCGCAGGTGGTGGAGCGCGCCGTGGCCGAGCTTGGGCGGATCGATGTGGTGGTGAACAACGCCGCCGAGCAGCACCCCCAGAAGAGCATCGCCGACATCACATCCGAGCAGCTTGAGCGGACGTTCCGCACCAATATTTTTGGCATGTTCTACCTGGTGAAGGCGGCCCTGCCCTACCTGGGCAAAGGCAGCGCGATCATCAACACCACCTCGGTCACGGCCTACCAAGGCAGCCCCATGCTGCTGGACTACTCCTCGACCAAGGGCGCGATTGTGGCGTTCACGCGCTCGCTCTCGCAGGCCCTGATCGAGCAGGGCATCCGCGTGAACGCCGTGGCCCCCGGCCCGATCTGGACGCCGCTCATCCCCTCGACCTTCCCGCCCGAGAAGGTGGCCACCTTCGGCTCGGATGTGCCGATGAAGCGGCCCGGCCAGCCCGAGGAGGTGGCCAACTGCTTTGTGTTCCTGGCCTCGGACGACTCGTCGTACATGGCTGGGCAGGTGCTGCACCCCAACGGCGGCAACGTGGTGAACGGCTAG
- a CDS encoding chitinase yields MAGDSDGHPNAQHLLAPFRTQGALSMLLSHRLRTSAAAIATLGMLALPLSPLAPAPAQAMPASQSTQEQCRPDGMYQTPGVNTPYCLAYDTSGREKLGSDHGRRIIGYFASWRTGKDGTPAFLASNIPWDKVTHINYAFASVSSQNKIAIGDTASADNPATGMTWPGVAGAEMDSALAYKGHFNLLNKYKKQHPSVKTLISVGGWADTSGFYTMTTSDASTVNTAGINTFADSVVTFLRTYGFDGVDIDYEYPTSMKDAGNPIDWATANPRRAVLMKGYVALMKTLREKLDAAAAQDGKYYMLTIAAPTSGYLLRGMENYQVTQYLDYINLMSYDLHGAWNQYVGPNAALYDQGNDGELASASIYTTQQYGGIGYLNTDWAYHYFRGAVQSGRINLGVPYYTRGWKNVSGGTNGLWGTAPGSGCATGLSTCGDGARGIDNLWHDSNADGSEIGAGSNPLWHAQNLQHGITPSYLGVYGLNPSADPEDKLTGSYARYYDSGLVAPWLWNAQKKVFISTEDEESLAAKAQYVIDKGIGGVMIWELAGDYAYDASRNGGKGEYFMGTTLTSLLYDKFRTATPYGAKRANDTMPTGTINIKAELVEFALGDNNYPINPKLRLTNNSTMAIPGGSEFQFDYPTTAPSTMADQSGFGLKVISSGHTGANKGGLKGDFNRVSFTLPSWQSIPVGGSVDVALVYYLPIAGPSNFVAKVGGQSYLFASEYPRTSGGATTPTAVGTATPTKTAAPTAVGTATPTKTSGPTATPTKTAAPTATPTGSTCTAPAWKSADVYTGGAQVSHGGHTWQAQWWTQGEEPGVTTSGVWLDKGACAATATATTAATSTPTKTTAPTTVATSTPTKTAAATSTPTKTAAPTATPTATSSVKAWAAGTAYKVGDLVTYSGVTYRCLQAHTALVGWEPPNVPALWQAS; encoded by the coding sequence ATGGCAGGAGATAGCGATGGGCACCCCAATGCCCAACACCTCCTCGCACCGTTCCGCACACAAGGAGCATTGTCCATGCTGCTATCCCACCGACTCCGCACCAGCGCCGCCGCCATCGCCACGCTGGGCATGCTGGCGCTGCCGCTCTCGCCGCTCGCGCCCGCGCCCGCGCAGGCCATGCCAGCCAGCCAGAGCACCCAGGAGCAGTGCCGACCCGACGGGATGTACCAGACCCCCGGCGTCAACACGCCCTACTGCCTCGCCTACGACACCAGCGGGCGAGAGAAGCTGGGCAGCGACCACGGGCGGCGGATCATCGGCTACTTCGCCAGCTGGCGCACCGGCAAGGATGGCACCCCCGCCTTCTTGGCCAGCAACATCCCGTGGGATAAGGTCACCCACATCAACTACGCCTTCGCCAGTGTCAGCAGCCAAAACAAGATCGCGATCGGCGACACCGCCAGCGCCGACAACCCCGCCACCGGCATGACATGGCCGGGTGTGGCTGGGGCCGAGATGGACAGCGCGCTGGCCTACAAGGGCCACTTCAACCTGCTGAACAAGTACAAGAAGCAGCACCCCAGCGTCAAGACGCTGATCTCGGTGGGCGGCTGGGCCGACACCAGCGGCTTCTACACCATGACCACATCCGACGCCAGCACGGTGAACACCGCAGGCATCAACACCTTCGCCGACTCGGTGGTGACCTTCCTGCGCACCTACGGCTTCGACGGCGTGGATATCGACTACGAGTACCCCACATCCATGAAAGATGCGGGCAACCCGATCGACTGGGCCACCGCCAACCCGCGCCGCGCGGTGCTGATGAAGGGCTACGTGGCCCTGATGAAGACCCTGCGCGAGAAGCTCGACGCGGCGGCGGCGCAGGATGGCAAGTACTACATGCTCACCATCGCAGCCCCCACATCCGGCTACCTGCTGCGCGGCATGGAAAACTACCAGGTCACCCAGTACCTCGACTACATCAATCTGATGTCGTACGACCTGCACGGCGCATGGAACCAGTACGTCGGCCCCAACGCCGCGCTCTACGATCAGGGCAACGACGGCGAGCTGGCCAGCGCCAGCATCTACACCACCCAGCAGTACGGCGGCATCGGCTACCTCAACACCGACTGGGCCTACCACTACTTCCGCGGCGCGGTGCAGTCGGGCCGCATCAACCTGGGCGTGCCCTACTACACGCGCGGCTGGAAGAACGTGAGCGGCGGCACCAACGGCCTGTGGGGCACCGCCCCTGGCAGCGGCTGCGCCACCGGCCTCAGCACCTGCGGCGACGGCGCGCGCGGCATCGACAACCTGTGGCACGACAGCAACGCCGACGGCTCGGAGATCGGCGCTGGCTCCAACCCGCTCTGGCACGCCCAGAACCTCCAGCATGGCATCACCCCTAGCTACCTGGGCGTCTACGGCCTCAACCCCAGCGCCGACCCCGAGGACAAGCTCACCGGCAGCTACGCCCGCTACTACGACAGCGGCCTGGTGGCCCCGTGGCTCTGGAACGCCCAGAAGAAGGTCTTCATCTCCACCGAGGATGAGGAGTCGCTGGCGGCCAAGGCCCAGTATGTGATCGACAAGGGCATCGGCGGCGTGATGATCTGGGAGCTGGCGGGCGACTACGCCTACGACGCCAGCCGCAACGGCGGCAAGGGCGAGTACTTCATGGGCACCACGCTCACCAGCCTGCTCTACGACAAGTTTCGCACCGCCACACCCTACGGAGCAAAGCGGGCCAACGACACCATGCCCACCGGCACGATCAACATCAAGGCCGAGCTGGTCGAGTTCGCCCTGGGCGACAACAACTACCCGATCAATCCCAAGCTGCGGCTCACCAACAACAGCACCATGGCCATCCCGGGCGGCAGCGAGTTCCAGTTCGACTACCCCACCACCGCCCCCAGCACCATGGCCGACCAGTCGGGCTTTGGCCTGAAGGTGATCAGCAGCGGCCACACCGGCGCGAACAAGGGCGGCCTAAAGGGCGACTTCAACCGCGTGTCGTTCACCCTGCCCTCGTGGCAGAGCATCCCGGTGGGCGGCAGCGTAGATGTGGCCCTAGTCTACTACCTGCCGATCGCCGGGCCGTCGAACTTCGTGGCCAAGGTGGGCGGCCAGAGCTACCTGTTCGCCTCCGAGTACCCCCGCACCAGCGGCGGTGCCACCACGCCCACCGCCGTGGGCACGGCCACGCCCACCAAGACCGCGGCCCCCACCGCCGTGGGCACAGCCACGCCCACCAAGACCAGCGGGCCGACCGCCACACCCACCAAGACCGCAGCGCCCACCGCCACGCCCACCGGCAGCACTTGCACCGCCCCGGCCTGGAAAAGCGCTGATGTCTACACCGGCGGCGCGCAGGTGAGCCACGGCGGACACACCTGGCAGGCCCAGTGGTGGACCCAGGGCGAGGAGCCGGGCGTGACCACCAGCGGCGTGTGGCTGGATAAGGGCGCGTGCGCCGCCACGGCCACCGCCACCACGGCGGCCACCAGCACGCCCACCAAGACAACGGCCCCCACCACGGTGGCCACCAGCACGCCCACCAAGACCGCAGCGGCCACCAGCACGCCCACCAAGACCGCAGCGCCCACCGCCACGCCTACGGCCACAAGCTCGGTCAAGGCATGGGCCGCTGGCACCGCCTACAAGGTTGGCGACCTGGTCACCTACAGCGGCGTTACCTACCGCTGCCTCCAGGCCCACACCGCGCTGGTAGGCTGGGAGCCGCCGAACGTCCCCGCGCTCTGGCAGGCATCCTAG
- a CDS encoding threonine/serine dehydratase: MHHRLSLEHIREAESIIDPIFRNTPQYVAEPLGQALGARLLVKVETLNPIRSFKGRGAAYYAASATPGQPIITASAGNFGQAMAYACRQRGIPLTVYASVNANPLKVERMRAMGASVVLHGQDFDAAKIEARRVAETTGAAMVEDGRDPRISEGAGTIGVELLRSVEPFDVLLIALGNGALLGGVARWVRHHAPHIQIVGVAARGAPCMEQSWRSGALVETPSISTIADGIGTRIPIPEALADISGSIDDIILVSDPSMIAAMRLAHRHLGLVLEPSGAVGISALLEHGARFRGKTVATVLCGGNLTPEQMQTWLG; this comes from the coding sequence ATGCACCACCGACTGTCACTCGAACACATCCGCGAGGCCGAAAGCATCATCGACCCCATCTTCCGCAACACCCCGCAGTACGTCGCCGAGCCGCTCGGCCAGGCGCTCGGCGCGCGGCTGCTCGTCAAGGTCGAGACCCTCAACCCCATCCGCAGCTTCAAGGGGCGCGGGGCCGCCTACTACGCCGCCAGCGCCACACCCGGCCAGCCGATCATCACCGCCAGCGCGGGGAATTTCGGCCAGGCCATGGCCTACGCATGTCGCCAGCGCGGCATCCCGCTCACCGTCTACGCCAGCGTCAACGCCAACCCGCTCAAGGTCGAGCGCATGCGCGCCATGGGGGCCAGCGTGGTGCTGCACGGCCAAGATTTCGACGCCGCCAAGATCGAGGCCAGGCGCGTGGCCGAAACGACCGGCGCGGCTATGGTCGAGGATGGCCGCGACCCGCGCATCTCCGAGGGCGCGGGCACTATCGGCGTCGAGCTGCTGCGCTCGGTGGAGCCGTTCGACGTGCTGCTGATCGCCCTCGGCAACGGCGCACTGCTCGGCGGCGTTGCCCGCTGGGTGCGCCACCACGCCCCCCACATCCAGATCGTGGGCGTGGCCGCCAGGGGCGCGCCCTGCATGGAGCAGTCGTGGCGCAGCGGCGCGTTGGTCGAGACGCCCAGCATCAGCACCATCGCCGATGGTATTGGCACCCGCATCCCCATCCCCGAGGCCCTGGCCGACATCTCGGGCAGCATCGACGACATCATCCTCGTCAGCGACCCCAGCATGATCGCCGCCATGCGCCTGGCCCACCGCCACCTCGGCCTGGTGCTGGAGCCATCGGGCGCGGTCGGCATCTCGGCCCTGCTGGAGCACGGCGCGCGCTTCCGGGGCAAGACCGTGGCCACCGTGCTGTGCGGTGGCAACCTCACCCCCGAGCAGATGCAGACATGGCTCGGCTAG
- a CDS encoding DUF4174 domain-containing protein: MLEIDQYRWKSRLLLVFASAGDDPDFLSQQRMLEGREGELAAHETLVMHILDGALPNVASARERFRIEPGAFAVVLVEKDGSAPLVSRTPVGVDRVLAMVAGIQERAI, from the coding sequence ATGCTAGAAATCGATCAGTATCGCTGGAAGAGCCGCCTGCTGCTGGTGTTTGCCTCGGCGGGCGATGACCCAGACTTTCTTTCGCAACAGCGCATGCTGGAGGGCCGCGAGGGCGAGCTCGCCGCCCACGAGACGCTGGTGATGCACATCCTCGACGGGGCGCTGCCGAACGTGGCCAGCGCCCGCGAGCGCTTCCGCATCGAGCCGGGCGCGTTTGCAGTGGTGCTGGTGGAGAAGGATGGCAGCGCGCCGCTGGTGTCGCGCACGCCGGTGGGCGTCGACCGGGTGCTGGCGATGGTGGCTGGCATACAGGAGCGGGCGATCTAG
- a CDS encoding NAD(P)-binding protein codes for MRAIIAGAGPAGFAVAKWLTDRGFQVVLLEKRDVPGGKVSAWRDADGDWVESGLHVFFGAYQNLLGFLEECGLGDSFDWKPSEMIFASPEHGRTGIRFVPSLPPPLNGLAGVAATKLLSWPDKLRMALGLLRPIFGSQAYIDAQDEQTYSAWHLRHGMGQRSLRGIMDTMALALNFQNADNVSAKLPLTAMLHFAQEPGAARMALVKGSPHERLWLPLIEQLRQRGAEIRLGARVREIQYDAASDRVAGFLMEDGELLTGDVYISAMPVHSLRKALPAVLKEQPFFGDLRHLKGQPVITAQLFFDRMVTDERNLIFSAGTRLSVYADMPLVAPDYNHGKGSMIELVVAPAADIIGLEDEAVVQIILDEFYKLHPAAREATLRKYTLVRIPNSVYQARPGVDKYRPDQATPVPNLFLAGDFTQQEFLASIEGAIRSAKRCVQRIDRAVAQGQIAPPQAEQMVYNHVTP; via the coding sequence ATGCGTGCGATCATTGCTGGGGCCGGACCAGCCGGCTTTGCGGTGGCCAAGTGGCTTACCGACCGTGGGTTTCAGGTGGTGCTGCTGGAGAAGCGCGACGTTCCAGGCGGCAAGGTCTCGGCCTGGCGCGATGCCGACGGCGACTGGGTCGAGAGCGGGCTGCACGTGTTCTTCGGGGCCTACCAGAACCTGCTGGGCTTCCTAGAGGAGTGCGGCCTGGGCGACAGCTTCGACTGGAAGCCCTCGGAGATGATCTTCGCCTCGCCCGAGCACGGGCGCACCGGCATCCGCTTCGTGCCCAGCCTGCCGCCGCCGCTCAACGGCCTGGCGGGCGTGGCCGCCACCAAGCTCCTCTCGTGGCCCGACAAGCTGCGCATGGCCCTGGGCCTGCTGCGCCCGATCTTCGGCTCGCAGGCCTACATCGACGCGCAGGACGAGCAGACCTACAGCGCCTGGCACCTGCGCCACGGCATGGGCCAGCGCTCGCTGCGCGGCATCATGGACACCATGGCGCTGGCGCTGAACTTCCAGAATGCCGACAATGTCTCGGCCAAGCTGCCGCTCACCGCCATGCTGCACTTCGCCCAGGAGCCAGGGGCCGCCCGCATGGCGCTGGTGAAAGGCTCGCCCCACGAGCGGCTGTGGCTGCCGCTGATCGAGCAGCTGCGCCAGCGCGGCGCGGAGATCCGTCTGGGCGCGCGCGTGCGCGAGATCCAGTACGACGCGGCCAGCGACAGGGTGGCCGGGTTCCTGATGGAGGACGGCGAGCTGCTCACAGGCGACGTGTACATTTCGGCCATGCCGGTGCACAGTCTGCGCAAGGCCCTGCCCGCTGTCCTGAAGGAGCAGCCGTTCTTCGGCGATCTGCGCCACCTAAAGGGCCAGCCCGTGATCACCGCCCAGCTGTTCTTCGACCGCATGGTCACGGATGAGCGCAACCTGATCTTCAGCGCGGGCACCCGCCTGAGCGTCTACGCCGACATGCCGCTGGTTGCGCCCGACTACAACCATGGCAAAGGCTCCATGATCGAGCTGGTGGTAGCCCCCGCCGCCGACATCATCGGCCTAGAGGACGAAGCCGTGGTGCAGATCATCCTAGATGAGTTCTACAAGCTGCACCCCGCCGCCCGCGAGGCCACGCTGCGCAAGTACACGCTGGTGCGCATCCCCAACTCGGTCTACCAGGCCCGCCCAGGGGTGGACAAGTACCGCCCCGACCAGGCCACGCCCGTGCCCAACCTGTTCCTGGCGGGCGACTTCACCCAGCAGGAGTTTCTGGCCTCGATCGAGGGGGCCATCCGCAGCGCCAAGCGCTGCGTGCAGCGGATCGACCGCGCCGTGGCCCAGGGCCAGATCGCGCCGCCGCAGGCCGAGCAGATGGTGTACAATCATGTCACGCCGTAG
- a CDS encoding alpha/beta hydrolase, with the protein MTKWTEQTIHANGIDIHFWRTGTGKPTILCAHGLTDHGHCWSLLASQLEGEYDLIMPDARGHGKTSVPEKGYRTQDRVADAIGLLDALGLEKVAIIGHSMGGESSGMLAALHPERVHLAILEDPAFFYNEARDTPPNVDQWAAEHKKVQEASIEQLVAHQHQQVPSWDERVLYDWAESKKQLNLHVFDWLREPVTPSAEYLPKIRVPTLIITAEAERGAIISPKIEQEIRQLNPSIEVTRLADAGHCVRYEQPEKYEQIVRAFLAEHMPR; encoded by the coding sequence ATGACCAAGTGGACCGAGCAGACCATCCACGCCAACGGCATCGACATTCACTTCTGGCGCACCGGCACGGGCAAGCCCACCATCCTCTGCGCCCACGGCCTCACCGACCACGGCCACTGCTGGAGCCTGCTGGCCAGCCAGCTTGAGGGCGAGTACGACCTGATCATGCCCGACGCACGCGGCCATGGCAAGACCAGCGTCCCCGAGAAGGGCTACCGCACCCAAGACCGCGTGGCCGACGCAATCGGCCTGCTGGACGCGCTGGGGCTGGAGAAGGTCGCGATCATCGGCCACTCGATGGGCGGCGAGTCCAGCGGCATGCTGGCGGCCCTGCACCCCGAGCGCGTGCACCTCGCCATCCTCGAAGACCCCGCGTTCTTCTACAACGAGGCGCGCGACACCCCGCCGAATGTCGACCAGTGGGCGGCGGAGCACAAGAAGGTGCAGGAGGCCAGCATCGAGCAGCTGGTGGCGCATCAGCACCAGCAGGTGCCCAGCTGGGATGAGCGCGTGCTCTACGACTGGGCCGAGTCGAAGAAGCAGCTCAACCTGCACGTGTTCGACTGGCTGCGCGAGCCGGTCACACCATCTGCCGAGTATCTCCCCAAGATCCGCGTGCCCACCCTGATCATCACCGCCGAGGCCGAGCGCGGCGCGATCATCAGCCCGAAGATCGAGCAGGAGATCAGGCAGCTGAACCCCAGCATTGAGGTGACGCGGCTTGCAGATGCCGGTCACTGCGTGCGCTACGAGCAGCCCGAGAAGTACGAGCAGATCGTACGCGCATTCCTGGCCGAGCACATGCCGCGCTAG
- a CDS encoding class I SAM-dependent methyltransferase, translating to MQQYLRSQLSLLRRMYRRRFPNRTAGLRDEIAFWDKWFRTRGLEWPDDYRQRLDPQRPLAAHLRPLADQVDAEAVDILDVGAGPLTIVGMQHPSKTLRIVATDLLAPHYDMLLARYQITPPIRTIAVAAEQVERHFGPDRFDIVHAQNCIDHTENPLVAIQSMLVATRPGGWIVLGHEDNEAEREGYTSLHQWNFTVDRGDFVVESRTARINITQQLATRAATSCALEGGWLSVTIQKRLALA from the coding sequence ATGCAACAGTACCTTCGCTCGCAGCTCTCGCTGCTGCGCCGCATGTACCGCCGCCGCTTTCCCAACCGCACCGCAGGCCTGCGCGACGAGATCGCCTTCTGGGACAAATGGTTTCGCACACGCGGCCTTGAGTGGCCCGACGACTACCGGCAGCGGCTCGACCCGCAGCGCCCGCTCGCCGCACACCTGCGCCCCCTAGCCGATCAGGTTGACGCCGAGGCGGTCGACATCCTCGATGTGGGCGCGGGGCCGCTAACCATCGTCGGGATGCAGCACCCGTCGAAAACGCTGCGGATCGTGGCCACCGACCTTCTCGCCCCCCACTACGACATGCTGCTCGCGCGATACCAGATCACCCCGCCCATCCGCACTATCGCGGTGGCCGCCGAGCAGGTAGAGCGCCATTTTGGCCCCGACCGCTTCGACATTGTCCATGCCCAGAACTGCATCGACCACACCGAGAACCCGCTGGTCGCCATCCAGTCGATGCTCGTGGCGACGCGGCCCGGCGGCTGGATCGTGCTTGGGCACGAGGACAACGAGGCCGAGCGCGAGGGCTATACCAGCCTCCATCAATGGAACTTCACCGTAGATCGCGGCGACTTTGTGGTGGAAAGCCGCACCGCGCGGATCAATATCACCCAACAGCTGGCCACGCGTGCTGCCACATCCTGCGCGCTCGAAGGGGGTTGGCTCAGCGTCACCATCCAGAAGCGCCTCGCACTTGCCTAG